Below is a window of Mycobacterium sp. 050128 DNA.
CAGAACGCCCAGATGGCCATCCTGGTCGCCCGCACCGACCCGTCGGTACCCAAACACGCTGGCCTGACTTACTTTCTGTGCGACGTGACCCAACCCGGCGTCGACATCAGGCCGTTGCGCCAGATCACCGGTGAGGCCGAGTTCAACGAGGTGTTCCTGACCGATGTCCGGGTGCCCGACGCGAATCGGCTCGGCCCGGTGGGCGGTGGCTGGCGGGTCGCGACCACAACGCTGAACAACGAGCGGGTCGCGATCGGCTCTCGTTCCGGGGTGCCACGGGAAAGCGGCCACATCGGCAAGGTCGCCACAGCGTGGCGAAACGAGCCCGCACTGCGTGATCCCGCGATGCACGACGAGCTGATGCGACTGTGGGTCGAGGCGGAGGTGCTGCGGCTCGCCGGCGAACGGTTGGGACAGCAGGCCAGCACCGGCCAGCCCGGGCCGGAGGGGGCGGGCATGAAGATCGCCTTTGCGACGCTGGCGCAGGCGATCTCGGGCTTCGAGATCGAACTGCACGGCGAGGCGGGACTGCAGTACGACGACTGGACCATGCGCAGACCCGAGACGGTCGACCTGGTCGGTCGCGAACCCGGTTACCGGTATCTGCGCGCGCGGGGCAACTCGATCGAGGGCGGCACATCAGAGATCTTGCGCAACACCATCTCCGAGCGAATTCTCGGCCTGCCCGGCGAACACCGCGTCGACAAGGATGTCGCTTGGCAGGATTTGAGTCGATGAGCATCGGCGATCTGCTGTACTCCGACACCGAGGACGCCCTGCGGGATAGCGTTCGTCACCTGTTCGCCGACCGGTGCCCACCCGAGATGGTGGCCCGGGCCTATGGTCCAGCGCCACAGGACTTTTCCGATGTGTGGCGGCGGCTGGCCGGTGAGCTGGGGGTAGCGGGCCTGCTAGTGCCGGAGTCGCTCGGCGGTGCGGGCGCCAGTGCCCGCGAGGCCGCGGTGGTGATGGAGGAGATCGGCCGCGCGGTCGCGCCGGTGCCGTTTCTGTCCAGCGCGGTGCTCGCCACGGTTGCGCTCTTGCGTGCCGGCGACACCGAAACGCTGTCCGCGCTGGCCCAGGGCGAGCAGACCGCCGCGCTGGTGGTCCCGCTGTCCGCGGCTCCCGGCGATCCGATCGCGGGGGTGAGCGCCGGCGCCGACGGATTGACCGGGACGGTCAGCAGCGTGGCCGGCGCCGCCGAGGCCGATGTGTTGGTGGTGCCGGTCGCGGGCAGCGGCGGCCTCGAGTTGCACACCGTCCGCAATAGCGCCGCCGGGGTCGAAGTGTCACCGCTGCTGGCCTTGGATATGACGAGACCCCTTGCAAATGTCCATTTTTCGGCGGCGTCGTCAATCCGCGTCGGGCCGGCGGGCGAGGCGGTAACCGCGGCGCTGGAAGCCGGTGCCGCGCTGTTGGCGTCCGAGCAACTCGGGTTGGCGCAGTGGTGTTTCGAGACCACCCTGGCTTATACCAAGCAGCGCAAGCAATTCGGCCGTGCGATCGGGTCATACCAGGCGATCAAACACCGGTTGGCGGATCTGTGGTTCGAGGTCGGGTCGGCGACGGCCGCGGCGCGCTACGCCGCGGATACCTGCGCCCGGGAAGATCCCGACGCGAGCATCGCCGTGGCCGTGGCGCAGGCCTACTGCAGCGGTATCGCGGTGCACGCGGCCGAGGAGTGCGTGCAGCTGCACGGTGGCATCGGCATGACGTGGGAGTATCCGGCCCACCTGTACCTCAAGCGGGCCAAGAGCGATCAGTTGGCCTTCGGCACCGCCTACCGTCATCGGGCCCGGCTGGGCGCCCTGGTCGACTTGCCGGTCTCGTAACCGCCATGCGTGTGCTGTTGTCGACGTACGACACTCGCGGTGGCGTCGAACCACTGCTGGCAGTCGCGGTGCAGCTGCAGGCACTCGGCGCACAGGCCGTGGTGTGCGCACCGCCCGACGACGAATTCAGTGAGCGGGCAGCCGCTTTCGGGATTGCGCTGGTGGGATTCGGTCCGTCGGTGCGCGCGATGACGACCGCGGCGGCGCAGTCTTCGGAGGCGGACGTGCGCGCGCATGTGCTGGGTCTGCTCGCCGCGCAGTTCGACACGGTCGCTGCCGCGGCGCAGGGGTGCGACGCGATAGTGGCGACCGCCCTGGTCTGGACCGCGGCCGGCGCACGCTCGGTAGCCGAGAAACTCGGCATCCACTACGTCTACGGCAGCTATCACCCGACCCACCTGCCGTCGCCTTATCACCCGCCGCCGGAGTATGTCGGCCGGGGAATGGGGACGAGCGAGATCGACCACCGGATGATGTGGAACCACAACGCCCACAACGCCAATATGTTGTTCGGTCCGACGCTCAACAGTCACCGCGCGGCGATCGGTCTGGCCCCGGTGGACGACGTGCGCGGCTACGCCTACACCAACCGGCCGTGGCTGGCGGCCGACCCGACACTGGGCCCGTGGCAGCCGCTCGCGGACCTGCACGTCGTGCAGACCGGCGCCTGGGTGCTGCCCGACGAACGCCCCCTGTCGGCCGAGCTGGAGGATTTCTTGGACGCCGGCACGCCGCCGGTGTATCTGGGCTTCGGCAGCATGCCGCTGTGGGGTTCCAAGGACGTCGTCCCGATGGCGATCGAGGCCATCCGAGCCCAGGGCAGGCGCGTGCTGCTGTCGCACGGCTGGGCCGAGCTGGTCCCCATCGACGACCGCGACGACTGCATGGCCGTCGGTGAGGTCAACCAGCAAGCGCTGTTCGGGCGGGTGGCCGCCGTCGTGCACCACGGCGGCGCGGGCACGACGACGACGGCAGCACGCGCCGGCGTGCCCCAGCTCGTCGTGCCGCAGGGGGCCGACCAGGTGTACTGGGCCTGCCGGGTGGCGGAGCTGGGCATCGGTACCGCGTGCGACGGCCCGACTCCGCCCCCGGGCTCGCTGCCGGCCGCGCTCGAGATGGTCCTGACCGACGAGACTCGCGCCCGGGCGAACGCGGTGGCGGCCATGACCCGCGCTGACGGCGCGGCGGTGGCCGCAAAGTTGTTGCTCGACGCGGTGAGTCAGGGAAAGCCTTAGCGCGGCAGCGCCGACGCGAAGACCTCCGTCATCGCCTGCCAGTGCCGCTCGGCGGCGGCCTCGTCATAGGGCGCGTTGTCCGGGACCGCGAAGCCGTGGGCCGCGGAGTACCACTCGATGGTGTGCCGCACGCCGGCCGCCGTCAGTGCCTTGTCGAGCTGTTCGGCGTGGTCGGTGGTGAACGACGCATCGTTCTCGGCGCCGCCGACGTAGACCGTGGCGGTCATCTTCTCGGCCAGCAGGTGCGGGCTGTCCGGGGTGTCTGAGACCAGGCCGCCGCCGTGGAAGGACGCCGCCGCCGCGACGCGGTCGGGAATCCGGCCGGCCACCATCAGCGAGATTCGCCCGCCCATGCAGTAGCCGCACACGCCGAAGCGTTCACCGGACACCTCGGGGCGGTCCGCCAGGTAGTCGAAGAACGCGCGGCCGTCGCTGGTGATCTTGTCCGGCGTCAGGCTGCCGATCATCGAAAACAGGCGCTTGCGTTCCTGTTCGTCACCGAACACGTTGGCCATGTCGAACGGGGCCCAGCCGGGGTTGCGGTAGTACACGTCCGGCAGCAGCACCGTGTAACCGAATCCGGCCAGTTTGGCCGCCATTTGCTGAAAGGTGTCGCGCACGCCGCCGGCGTCGGGATACATGATCACGCCGGGGTGGGGGGCTTGGGTGTCCGGACCTCCGGGGGTGAACAAATGGACCGTGCAGGTCCCGTCCGCGGTGGTGATGGTGTCGGTGATGTTCGGCATGGCACCCGTTCTACTCCTGGGACCAAGAGCAAATTAATTCGCGTCGCCCGCCGCGCCCGCCTTCGCCGCGCTCACGATCGCCGCTAAGCTTTTCGCGTGCCGATCCCCACGCCCTACGAGGACTTACTGCGGCTGGTCCTCGAGACGGGTTCGGTCAAACCGGACCGCACCGGCACCGGCACCCGCAGCCTGTTCGGCCATCAGTTGCGCTACGACCTGTCGTCCGGCTTCCCGCTGCTGACCACCAAGAAGGTGCACCTCAAATCGGTGGTCTACGAGTTGCTGTGGTTCCTGCGCGGCGACTCCAATGTCGGCTGGCTACAGCAGCACGGCGTCACGATCTGGGATGAATGGGCCAGCGACACAGGCGATCTCGGCCCCATCTACGGCGTGCAGTGGCGATCCTGGCCGACCCCGTCGGGTGAGCACATCGACCAGATCAGTGCCGCGCTGGAATTGCTGCGCACCGATCCGAACTCCCGGCGCAACATCGTCTCGGCCTGGAACGTCGGCGAAATCCCGCAGATGGCCCTGCCGCCGTGTCACGCGTTCTTCCAGTTCTACGTGGCCGACGGCAGGCTCAGTTGCCAGCTCTATCAGCGCAGCGCGGATCTGTTCCTGGGCGTGCCGTTCAACATCGCCAGCTATGCGCTGCTGACCCACATGATGGCGGCCCAGTCCGGCCTGGGTGTCGGCGAGTTCGTCTGGACCGGCGGCGACTGCCACATCTATGACAACCACGTCGAGCAGGTGCGCACGCAGCTCAGTCGCGATCCGCGGCCGTATCCGGAACTTGTTTTGGCCCAACGGGATTCGATCTTCGACTACACCTACGACGACGTCGTCGTGAAGAACTACGATCCGCACCCGGCGATCAAAGCTCCCGTCGCTGTATGACGCACCTCGGTTTGGTGTGGGCTCAGTCCACATCCGGTGTCATCGGCCGCAATGGCGACATCCCCTGGAACGTGCCCGAAGACCTGGCCCGCTTCAAGCAGGTAACCGTGGGCCACACCGTCGTGATGGGCCGGCTGACCTGGGACTCGTTGCCGGCCAGGGTGCGGCCGCTGCCCGGCCGCCGCAATATCGTGCTGTCCCGCCGCAGCGACTTCGTCGCCGACGGAGCCGAAGTGGTCGACTCCCTGGACAAGGCCCTGACCGACCCCGAAGCCTGGGTGATCGGCGGTGCCCAGGTCTACCAGCTCGCGCTGCCCCACGCCGCGCGATGCGAGGTCACCGAGATCGAGATCGACCTGATCCGCGAGGACGAGGACGCGCTGGCGCCGGTGCTCGACGAGACGTGGGCCGGCCAGACGGGCGAATGGCAGGTCAGCCGCTCGGGCCTGCGGTATCGGTTTCACAGCTATCGTCGGTCCTGAGCGTTCGCCTCGGCGCCGTGGCTGCGCCAGTGGCCGGACCTGACATACTCGACGGGGTTGGTGGGGTCGGCGCCAGGCGGTTTCCGGAGTTTCCAGGGAGGGGAAATTGGCAGTGATCACCGAACCCACAACGGCATTCACCCGCAAGTGGATGGGCTATGACTCGGCCGCGGTCGATGCGCACATCGAGATGTTGACCACCAAGCAGAATCTGCTGCTCAACGACGTCGAGAGCCTGCGGGCCCGGCTGAAGGACGCCGGCGAACAAGCGGCCGCGCTGCGCAAGGAGGTCGCGGCGCTCACCGACACCTCACCCGCGCCGCACGCGATGCAACAGCGGATGGCAAAGATGCTGAGCCGCGCCGTCGAGGAGATTTCCGAGATGCAGGCCGAGGCACGGGCCGAGGCGGAGGCGCTGATCGCCGCGGCCGAAGCGGAAATCGAGGCCGAGCAACGAAAACACCGCGAGGTGTTGGCGGATTTGGCATCGCAGCAAAAGGCCATGGAAGCCGAGTACCGCGAAACCAGGGAAAAGCTCGAGGCCGACCTGGCCAGGATGCGCGACGACGCCCAGAAGGCGCGTGAGCAGCTGCTTGCCGACGCCAGGGAGCGAGCCGACCGGGATCGCGAGCAGGCCCGGCGCGCCGTGAACGCCGCGTGCGACCAGCGGATCAAGGTGCTGGAACAACTGATGGGCGTCTACCGCGACCTGGGAACGGTTCCGGCCGCACTCGAGGCGGCGTACCACGAACAGAAGAATCCGCCGAAGGCCGACGCCGCGGCACCGGCGGAGGAGAAGGTCAGCGCGGGGTGAGCCTTCGCTGAGGCGGACCGGTTGACCGGTATTCTCGGCGCGTGTCGACCAGCAGGCTGACCGCCGCGCAGGCCCGGCGGATAGCCGTTGCGGCCCAAGGGTTTACCGAGCCGCGACCCCGCGGCGGGATCACCCGCGCCCACCTGCGCCGGTTGATTTCGAGAATTCAAGTGCTGCAACTGGATTCAGTCTCCGTGGCGGTGCGGGCGCACTACGCTCCGGTGTTCAGCCGGCTCGGTCCCTATGACCGCGACGTGCTGGACCGCGCCGCGTGGGGCCCACGCTCGTCGCGGCTGCTGGCCGAGTACTGGGCGCACGAGGCCGCGCTGATGGCCGTCGACGACTGGCCGCTGCTGCGCTGGCGGATGCGCCAGTACCGGCACGGCCGGTGGGGCACCCACATCGTCAAGGCCAACCCGAAGCTCGCCGACAAGATCGTCGACGCGGTCGGTGAACTCGGGCCCAGCACCGCCGGACAAATCGAGGCCCATCTCGAGGCCGAAACATCCGGGCCCCGGGGAAGCTGGTGGGGCAGCCGCAGCGACACCAAATGGGTGGCCGAGGCGCTGTTCGCCGCCGGGGTGCTCACCACGGCCACCCGGGTCGGGTTCGCCCGCCACTACGACCTGGTGGAACGGGTGCTACCGGCCAGCGTGCTGGCCCGCGAGGTCGACGACGCCGAAGCCATCCGCGAGCTCAGCCTGCGCGCGGCGACCGCACTGGGCGTGGCCACCGAGGCCGATATCCGCGACTACTTCCGGTTGTCCGCGCGGCAGGTCAAACCGGCGATCGCCGAGCTGGTCGCGGCCGGCGAGATCGAGCGGGTACAAGTCGACGGGTGGTCCGCGCCCGCGTATCTGCACGCCGGACGCACCGTGCCCCGGCTGGATCGAGGCACCGCGCTGCTGTGTCCGTTCGACCCGTTGATCTTTTTCCGGCCTCGGGTGCAGCGGCTGTTCAATTTCCACTACCGCATCGAGATCTACACCCCCGCGGCCAACCGGCAGTACGGCTATTACGTGTGGCCGCTGCTGGTGGACGGCCAGCTGGTGGCGCGGGTCGATCTCAAGGCCGACCGTGCGGCCGACACGCTGCGGGTGGTGGGCGCGTTCGGCGAGCCCTCCGAAGCCGATCGAGTGCCGCGCTCACGGGTGGCCGCCGCGCTGGCCGGCGAGCTGGAGTCGATGGCGTCATGGCTTGGCCTGGGCGGGGTTACCGTCTCCGGCCGCGGCGACTTGGCCACGGAATTGCGCACTGCCGCCAAGCGGGTCGGCCGATGACGCCGTCCAAGGAGCTCAAAGCAACGCTGTGGAAAGCGGCCGACAAGTTGCGCGGATCCCTGTCGGCAGGTCAGTACAAGGACGTCGTGCTCGGGCTGGTGTTCCTCAAGTACATCTCCGAGTCGCACTGGAATACCTTGGTGCACAACGCAAAATCCCCTGGCGTCGGCCGGCTCGTCGACGACGCGATGGGCGCGGTGATGGGGGCAAACCCGGCCCTGGCCGGACTGCTGCCGCGGATCTACGAAGACCTCGACCAGCGCCGGCTCGGTGAACTGGTCGAGTTGTTGGAGAACGTGCGATTCGGTGGGCCGGGCCCCCGGGACCTGATGGGGGAGGTCTACGAGTACTTCCTCGGCAATTTCGCGCGCGCAGAAGGGAGACGGGGCGGTGAGTTCTTCACCCCGCCCAGCGTGGTGCGGCTGATCGTGGAGGTGCTGGAACCGGCGCGCGGGCGGGTGTACGACCCGTGCTGCGGCTCCGGCGGCATGTTCGTGCAGACCGAGAATTTCATCGCCGCCCGCGACGGCGACCCCAACGACATCCGCATCTATGGTCAGGAGGGCGTCGAGCAGACCTGGCGGATGGCGAAGCTGAACCTCGCTATTCACGGCATCGACAACGCGGGCGTGGCCCACGGTGACACGTTCGTCGACGACCTGCACTCGGGCGTGTGCATGGACTACGTGATGGCCAATCCGCCTTTCAACATCAAGGATTGGGCCCGCGACGAGCACGATCCACGCTGGCGCTTCGGTGCTCCCGCGGCCGGCAACGCCAACTTCGCCTGGATTCAGCACATCCTGGCCAAGCTGGCACCGGGCGGTCGGGCCGGGGTGGTGATGGCCAACGGCTCGATGTCGTCGAATGCGATCGGGGAGGGCGACATTCGCGCCCGGATCGTCGACGCGGACCTGGTTTCCTGCATGATCGCACTGCCCGCCCAGCTGTTTCGCAGCACCGGAATACCGGTGTGCCTGTGGTTATTTGCGATGGATAAAGGCGATCGCTCGGGGCAGGTGCTGTTCATCGACGCCCGCGGGCTGGGCTATCTCGTCGATCGGGCGCAACGCGCGCTGACCGACGAGGAGGTCATCCGGATCAGCGACACCTACCACGCCTGGTGCGGGTCACTGTCGGCGAAAAGTATTGTCTATGAGGACATTCCGGGGTTCTGTAAGTCCGCATCGTTGGATGACATCGCCGCCGCCGGTTACCTGCTCACACCGGGGCGCTACGTCGGTACTCCGGCAGCCGCCCAGGACGCGGAGCCGGCCGACGAGAAGATCGCACGGCTGACCGCCGACCTGCTGACGGCGCTGGATGAATCCGCGCGAATGGAAGCGGTGGTGCGAGAGCAGGTGCATCGGTTGTGCTGACGGCAACGCTGGGAGAGTACCTCGACTTCCGCACCGGAAGTGGTGCGCCGGCCCGGGTGCCCGATGGGCGGTTTCCCGTCTATGGTGCCAACGGCGCGATCGGGTATGCGGCACAGTCCAATGCGAGTGGCCCGCTGATCGTGCTCGGTCGCGTCGGATCGTATTGCGGCAGCCTGCGTTACTGCGATTCCGATGTGTGGGTCACCGACAACGCGCTGGTGTGCCGGGCCAAAGATCCTGCCGAGACCCGCTATTGGTATTACGCACTGCAAACCTGCCGGCTGGGCGATCACCGGGCCGGCTCGGGCCAACCGCTGCTCAATCAGGCGATTCTGCGCGACGTTTCGGTGCGGACCGTCCCGGGACGCCAGCGGCAACGGATTGCCGCACTACTCGGCGCGTTCGACGACAAGGTGGCGGCCAACCAACGCGTGATCGAGGCCGCCGAGCGGCTGATGCTGGGCCTCGTCGAGCCGATCCGCGACCACGTACCGCTGTCGAGCCTGGCGCGACTCTCCACGGCCGTTCGCAAACCGCGGCAATTCGACGGCGTCGTCGCGCATTTCAGTCTTCCGGCGTTCGACGACGGCGCCACCGCGCGGCTCGTCGAGCGGGCGACCGTGAAAAGCGGCAAGTTCGAGCTGTCGCAACCGTGCGTGCTGTTCGCCAAGCTCAACCCGCGGATTCCGCGTATCTGGAATGTCGCGCAACTGCCCTGCGAAATGGCTGTGGCGAGTACGGAATTCGCCGTACTCACACCCAAGGGCGTCGATACCTCGGCGCTGTGGGCCGCGGTAGGGCAACCCGACGTCTCGCAGCGACTGCAGCAGCAGGCCGCCGGAACCTCGACCAGCCGCCAGCGCATCCAGCCGCGAGACCTGTTGGATGTCGAGGTGCGCGACACCCGGCGTCTGACCGCCGATGCGGCACAGACGATCACCGCTGCGGGTGCGCTGTGTCATGCCCGGCGCAATGAATCCCTGCGGCTGGCCGGTTTCCGCGACGCCCTGCTGCCGTTGCTGATGTCGGGCAAGGCCCAGCTAAGGTAGGCGCCGTGGCCGAGACCGCGCCGCTGCGCGTGCAACTGATCGCCAAGACCGAGTTCTTGGCGCCCCCGGACGTGCCGTGGACCACCGACGCCGAGGGCGGGCCGGCGCTGGTCGAGTTCGCCGGGCGCGCCTGCTACCAGAGCTGGTCGAAACCCAACCCCAAGACCGCCACCAACGCCGGTTACATCAAACACATCATCGACGTCGGTCACTTTTCGGTGCTCGAGCACGCGAATGTGTCGTTCTACATCACCGGGATCTCGCGGTCGTGCACGCACGAACTGATCCGGCACCGCCATTTCTCCTACTCGCAGCTTTCGCAGCGCTACGTGCCTGAGGTCCAGTCGCAGATCGTCGTGCCGCCGGGCATGGCGGACGACCCCGAATTGCGGGAGATCCTGGCGGCGGCCGCCGACGCCAGCCGCGCCACCTACACCGAACTGCTGGCCAAGCTCGAGGCCAAGTTCGCAACGGGCCAGCCCATCGAGAAAATGGGAGCACTGCGTCGCAAGCAGGCGCGCCAGGCGGCCCGCGCGGTGCTACCGAACGCCACCGAAACCCGCATCGTCGTGACTGGGAACTACCGGGCCTGGCGCCACTTCGTCGCGATGCGCGCCAGCGAGCACGCCGACGTGGAGATCCGGCGGCTGGCCATCGAATGCCTGCGTCAGCTCGTCGACGTCGCGCCGGCGGTGTTCGCCGATTTCGAGATCTCTACCCTGGCCGATGGCACCGAGGTCGCGACCAGTCCGCTGGCCACCGAAGCCTGAGGCGCCCGCGCCGTCGAGTGCGCGTCCCGGGCGGCATCGTCCGGCGTGTCGCCGCCCCGAACGCACACTCGAAACCCCCAGCGCACAATCGAGGGCCCGCCACCGGAGCCCGAGCCGCGCGGCGGCGAAATCGGGTTGGCACCGCCAGGTAATCTTGGACCCGTGAGTTCTGTCGGATTCGACGCCCCCGCGCGTCTGGGAACCTTGCTGACCGCAATGGTGACGCCGTTTGGCGCCGACGGTTCGCTTGACACCGCCGCCGCGGCGCGCGTGGCAAACCACCTGGTGGACGCCGGTTGCGACGGCCTGGTCGTCTCGGGAACCACTGGTGAATCGCCCACCACCACCGACGACGAGAAGCTCGAGCTGCTGCGCGCGGTCCTGGAAGCCGTGGGCGACCGCGCGCGTGTCATCGCCGGAGCGGGCACCTACGACACCGCGCACAGCATCAAGCTGGCCAAGGCCAGCGCGGCCGAGGGCGCACACGGGCTGCTGGTGGTCACGCCGTACTACTCGCGGCCGCCGCAGCGCGGGCTGATCGCGCACTTCACCGCCGTCGCCGACGCCACGGACCTGCCGGTGCTGCTGTATGACATCCCGCCGCGGTCGGTGATCCCCATCGAGTCCGACACGATCCGCGTCCTGGCGTCGCACCCGAACATCGTCGGGATCAAGGACGCCAAGGCCGATCTGCACAGCGGCGGCCAGATCATCGCCGAAACCGGTTTGGCCTACTACTCCGGAGACGACGCGCTCAACCTGCCCTGGCTGGCGATGGGTGCGACGGGCTTCATCAGCGTGATTTCTCACCTCGCCCCGAGCCAGCTTCGGGAGTTGTTGTCCGCCTTCGGTTCCGGGGACATCGCGACCGCCCGCAAGATCAACGTCGAGGTCGCGCCGCTGTGCAACGCGATGGGCCGCCTGGGCGGAGTGACGCTGTCCAAGGCGGGTCTGCGCCTGCAGGGCATTGACGTCGGCGATCCCCGGCTGCCGCAGGTGCCGGCGACGCCGGAGCAGATCGACGCGCTGGCCGCCGACATGCGCGCGGCCTCGGTACTGCGGTGACCCAAAGGGTGGTCTGAAAGTGGATGTAGACCTCAGCCCGCCAGGTCCGTTGACCACAGGTGGGTTGCGGGTGACTGCGCTCGGCGGCATCAGCGAAATCGGCCGCAATATGACGGTTTTCGAGCATCTGGGCCGGCTGCTGATCATCGACTGCGGGGTGATGTTTCCCACCCACGACGAGCCCGGTGTCGACCTGATCCTGCCCGACCTGCGCCACATCGAAGACCGGCTCGACGACATCGAGGCGCTGGTCCTGACCCATGCGCACGAGGACCACATCGGCGCGATCCCGTTCCTGCTGCGGCTGCGGCCCGACATCCCGGTCGTCGGCTCCAAGTTCACCCTGGCGATGGTTGCCGCGAAGTGCCGCGAGCACCGAATCAAGCCGGTGTTCGTCGAAGTCAAAGAGGGACAGAGCAGCCGCCACGGCGTGTTCGAGTGCGAATACTTCGCGGTGAACCACTCCATCCCGGACGCGCTGGCCATCGCGGTGTACACCGGCGCGGGAACGGTTTTGCACACCGGCGATATCAAGCTCGACCAACTACCGCTGGACGGCCGGCCCACCGACCTCCCCGGCATGTCGCGGCTCGGCGGCGCCGGTGTGGATCTGTTCCTGTGTGACTCGACCAACTCCGAGATCCCCGGCGTCGGGCCGTCGGAGAGCGAGGTGGGCCCGACGCTGCACCGGCTGATCCGGGGTGCCGAAGGCCGCGTGATCGTGGCATGCTTTGCCTCCAACGTCGACCGGGTACAGCAAATCATCGATGCCGCAGTGGCTTTGGGCCGGCGAGTGTCGTTCGTCGGGCGGTCGATGGTACGCAACATGAGCATCGCCCGGGACCTGGGATTCCTGCGGGTCAACGACTCCGACCTGATCGACATCGGGGCGGCCGAGATGATGGCGCCCGAGCGGGTGGTGCTGATCACCACCGGCACCCAGGGCGAGCCGATGGCGGCGTTGTCCCGGATGTCGCGCGGCGAGCATCGCAGTATCACGCTGACCGCGGGGGACCTGGTCGTGCTGTCGTCGTCGCTGATCCCGGGCAACGAGGAGGCCGTCTACGGCGTGATCGACGCGCTGGCCAAGGTCGGTGCCCGAGTGGTCACCAATGCCCAAGCCCGGGTGCATGTTTCGGGCCACGCCTACGCCGGCGAACTGCTCTTCCTCTACAACGGGGTGCGGCCGCGCAATGTGATGCCGGTGCACGGCACCTGGCGCATGTTGCGCGCCAACGCCAAGCTGGCCGCCTCCACCGGGGTGCCGGAGGAGTCAATCCTGTTGGCCGAGAACGGCGTCAGCGTCGATCTGGTCGGCGGCAGGGCGTCGATCGCCGGTGCGGTGCCGGTCGGCAAGATGTTCGTCGACGGGCTGATCACCGGCGACGTCGGCGATATCACCTTGGGCGAGCGACTGATTCTGTCCGAAGGCTTCATCGCGGTGACCGTGGTGGTAACCCGTGGCACCGGACGGCCGGTGGCGCCGCCGCACCTATACTCGCGCGGATTCTCCGAGGATCCCAAGGCGCTCGAGCCCGCGGTGCGCAAGGTCACCGAAGAGCTCGAAGCGTTGGTCACCGACAACGTCACCGACCCGATCCGGATCGCGCAAGGCGTACGGCGCACCGTCGGCAAGTGGGTG
It encodes the following:
- a CDS encoding winged helix-turn-helix domain-containing protein, whose protein sequence is MSTSRLTAAQARRIAVAAQGFTEPRPRGGITRAHLRRLISRIQVLQLDSVSVAVRAHYAPVFSRLGPYDRDVLDRAAWGPRSSRLLAEYWAHEAALMAVDDWPLLRWRMRQYRHGRWGTHIVKANPKLADKIVDAVGELGPSTAGQIEAHLEAETSGPRGSWWGSRSDTKWVAEALFAAGVLTTATRVGFARHYDLVERVLPASVLAREVDDAEAIRELSLRAATALGVATEADIRDYFRLSARQVKPAIAELVAAGEIERVQVDGWSAPAYLHAGRTVPRLDRGTALLCPFDPLIFFRPRVQRLFNFHYRIEIYTPAANRQYGYYVWPLLVDGQLVARVDLKADRAADTLRVVGAFGEPSEADRVPRSRVAAALAGELESMASWLGLGGVTVSGRGDLATELRTAAKRVGR
- a CDS encoding class I SAM-dependent DNA methyltransferase, which produces MTPSKELKATLWKAADKLRGSLSAGQYKDVVLGLVFLKYISESHWNTLVHNAKSPGVGRLVDDAMGAVMGANPALAGLLPRIYEDLDQRRLGELVELLENVRFGGPGPRDLMGEVYEYFLGNFARAEGRRGGEFFTPPSVVRLIVEVLEPARGRVYDPCCGSGGMFVQTENFIAARDGDPNDIRIYGQEGVEQTWRMAKLNLAIHGIDNAGVAHGDTFVDDLHSGVCMDYVMANPPFNIKDWARDEHDPRWRFGAPAAGNANFAWIQHILAKLAPGGRAGVVMANGSMSSNAIGEGDIRARIVDADLVSCMIALPAQLFRSTGIPVCLWLFAMDKGDRSGQVLFIDARGLGYLVDRAQRALTDEEVIRISDTYHAWCGSLSAKSIVYEDIPGFCKSASLDDIAAAGYLLTPGRYVGTPAAAQDAEPADEKIARLTADLLTALDESARMEAVVREQVHRLC
- a CDS encoding ribonuclease J gives rise to the protein MDVDLSPPGPLTTGGLRVTALGGISEIGRNMTVFEHLGRLLIIDCGVMFPTHDEPGVDLILPDLRHIEDRLDDIEALVLTHAHEDHIGAIPFLLRLRPDIPVVGSKFTLAMVAAKCREHRIKPVFVEVKEGQSSRHGVFECEYFAVNHSIPDALAIAVYTGAGTVLHTGDIKLDQLPLDGRPTDLPGMSRLGGAGVDLFLCDSTNSEIPGVGPSESEVGPTLHRLIRGAEGRVIVACFASNVDRVQQIIDAAVALGRRVSFVGRSMVRNMSIARDLGFLRVNDSDLIDIGAAEMMAPERVVLITTGTQGEPMAALSRMSRGEHRSITLTAGDLVVLSSSLIPGNEEAVYGVIDALAKVGARVVTNAQARVHVSGHAYAGELLFLYNGVRPRNVMPVHGTWRMLRANAKLAASTGVPEESILLAENGVSVDLVGGRASIAGAVPVGKMFVDGLITGDVGDITLGERLILSEGFIAVTVVVTRGTGRPVAPPHLYSRGFSEDPKALEPAVRKVTEELEALVTDNVTDPIRIAQGVRRTVGKWVGETYRRQPMIVPTVIEV
- the thyX gene encoding FAD-dependent thymidylate synthase codes for the protein MAETAPLRVQLIAKTEFLAPPDVPWTTDAEGGPALVEFAGRACYQSWSKPNPKTATNAGYIKHIIDVGHFSVLEHANVSFYITGISRSCTHELIRHRHFSYSQLSQRYVPEVQSQIVVPPGMADDPELREILAAAADASRATYTELLAKLEAKFATGQPIEKMGALRRKQARQAARAVLPNATETRIVVTGNYRAWRHFVAMRASEHADVEIRRLAIECLRQLVDVAPAVFADFEISTLADGTEVATSPLATEA
- a CDS encoding restriction endonuclease subunit S; translation: MTATLGEYLDFRTGSGAPARVPDGRFPVYGANGAIGYAAQSNASGPLIVLGRVGSYCGSLRYCDSDVWVTDNALVCRAKDPAETRYWYYALQTCRLGDHRAGSGQPLLNQAILRDVSVRTVPGRQRQRIAALLGAFDDKVAANQRVIEAAERLMLGLVEPIRDHVPLSSLARLSTAVRKPRQFDGVVAHFSLPAFDDGATARLVERATVKSGKFELSQPCVLFAKLNPRIPRIWNVAQLPCEMAVASTEFAVLTPKGVDTSALWAAVGQPDVSQRLQQQAAGTSTSRQRIQPRDLLDVEVRDTRRLTADAAQTITAAGALCHARRNESLRLAGFRDALLPLLMSGKAQLR
- the dapA gene encoding 4-hydroxy-tetrahydrodipicolinate synthase, encoding MSSVGFDAPARLGTLLTAMVTPFGADGSLDTAAAARVANHLVDAGCDGLVVSGTTGESPTTTDDEKLELLRAVLEAVGDRARVIAGAGTYDTAHSIKLAKASAAEGAHGLLVVTPYYSRPPQRGLIAHFTAVADATDLPVLLYDIPPRSVIPIESDTIRVLASHPNIVGIKDAKADLHSGGQIIAETGLAYYSGDDALNLPWLAMGATGFISVISHLAPSQLRELLSAFGSGDIATARKINVEVAPLCNAMGRLGGVTLSKAGLRLQGIDVGDPRLPQVPATPEQIDALAADMRAASVLR